The following proteins are encoded in a genomic region of Dethiobacter alkaliphilus AHT 1:
- a CDS encoding ATP-binding protein, producing MFRSVQWKIVFIYSLLILFAMQFFAVFLTQSLERYYLDTYAENLESQGLLLANFVERYLAGGDDDGSIDGLVLEYSRYAGTTDIMVLDAFGRVVSSSRPEEQLQGQRIFQEEITRALTGSRSEEIRLEPETRERVKYLALPVRSGEKTLGVVYLIGSLEPIYATLREIQFIFLTGAVLVIGVTVLLGFFLAKTITGPIQEVTSKAAQIAHGDFRQRITIHSQDEIGRLGQMFNYLSRQLDATLREISSEKGKVEAILNHMTDGIVALNRDGQVLHVNPTAHRLLDLNEESEPTAEVLGQLVAPVDLAAILNTGRQESREIMLQPHQQLIVASYVPFHTQDEITDTEFLSGVLIVLHDVTKERELIRIQQEFVANVSHELRTPLTTMKSYTETLLGGAMYEPETCLSFLSTMEKETERMVRLVKDLLALSQLDYRQVAWRKEKLPLNELVSEVVNELRVKFQEEPRHVTVELPETTVWHCFDRDKMKQVLINVIQNSFKYTAEHGLIRIALEVAEDQAVIHVADDGIGIPPEDVKRVFDRFYRVDKARSRDFGGTGLGLSIAREIVEAHGGSITVCSEPEKGTQFTISLPLTTDEGGADACESA from the coding sequence ATGTTTAGAAGCGTTCAGTGGAAAATTGTCTTTATCTATTCTCTGCTGATTCTTTTTGCCATGCAGTTTTTCGCCGTGTTTTTGACCCAGTCCCTGGAGCGGTACTATCTGGATACGTATGCGGAAAACCTGGAATCCCAGGGTTTACTACTGGCCAATTTTGTGGAACGCTATCTGGCCGGCGGCGATGACGACGGTTCCATTGACGGCCTGGTATTGGAGTACTCCCGTTATGCGGGAACCACCGATATTATGGTCCTGGATGCTTTTGGCCGGGTTGTTTCCTCCTCCCGCCCTGAAGAGCAGCTGCAGGGCCAGCGAATTTTTCAGGAAGAAATAACCCGGGCTCTTACCGGCAGCCGCAGCGAAGAAATACGGTTGGAACCGGAAACAAGGGAACGGGTCAAATATCTTGCTCTGCCTGTCCGCTCCGGTGAAAAAACGCTGGGTGTGGTATATCTGATTGGTTCACTGGAGCCCATTTATGCCACACTGCGGGAAATCCAGTTTATCTTTTTAACAGGGGCGGTACTGGTCATCGGAGTCACGGTTTTGCTGGGCTTTTTTCTGGCTAAGACCATTACAGGCCCTATTCAGGAGGTTACCTCCAAGGCAGCACAAATTGCCCACGGTGATTTCCGGCAGCGTATTACAATCCATTCCCAGGATGAAATCGGCCGGTTGGGCCAGATGTTTAATTACCTCTCCCGCCAGCTTGACGCCACGTTAAGGGAAATCTCTTCGGAAAAGGGAAAAGTGGAGGCTATCCTCAATCATATGACCGACGGCATTGTGGCTCTGAACCGGGACGGACAGGTCCTGCATGTCAACCCCACTGCCCACCGACTCCTGGATTTAAACGAAGAGAGTGAACCTACTGCGGAAGTACTGGGACAGTTGGTGGCGCCGGTGGATTTGGCGGCCATTTTAAATACGGGACGGCAGGAAAGCCGTGAGATTATGCTGCAGCCCCACCAGCAGCTGATTGTTGCCAGCTATGTTCCCTTCCATACCCAGGATGAAATTACCGATACCGAATTTCTCTCCGGAGTGCTTATTGTTCTCCATGATGTCACCAAAGAACGGGAACTGATTCGCATCCAACAGGAATTTGTGGCCAATGTTTCCCATGAACTGCGTACACCGCTGACCACCATGAAAAGTTATACCGAAACCTTATTGGGCGGAGCCATGTATGAGCCTGAGACCTGCCTGTCTTTTCTTTCCACCATGGAAAAGGAAACGGAACGGATGGTGCGGTTGGTAAAGGATCTTTTGGCGCTCTCCCAGTTGGATTACCGGCAGGTGGCCTGGCGGAAGGAAAAGCTTCCTTTAAATGAACTGGTGAGTGAAGTGGTCAACGAACTGCGCGTTAAATTTCAGGAAGAACCGCGCCATGTTACGGTGGAACTGCCTGAGACTACGGTCTGGCACTGTTTTGACCGCGACAAAATGAAACAGGTTTTGATTAATGTCATTCAGAATTCCTTTAAGTATACGGCGGAACACGGTTTAATCCGGATTGCACTGGAAGTGGCTGAAGACCAGGCTGTAATCCATGTAGCCGATGACGGCATAGGTATTCCACCTGAGGATGTTAAACGGGTATTTGACCGTTTTTACCGTGTGGACAAGGCACGGTCCCGTGATTTTGGCGGAACCGGACTGGGACTGTCCATTGCCCGTGAAATTGTGGAAGCACACGGCGGCAGTATTACCGTATGCAGTGAGCCGGAAAAGGGCACCCAATTTACCATAAGCCTGCCGCTGACAACGGATGAAGGAGGGGCGGATGCATGCGAGAGCGCATAA
- the yycI gene encoding two-component system regulatory protein YycI yields MDLSRAKTILIIAFLLLNIFLGYRLWYTPQFLQAGQVITSEEVEAARQLLREHGYELQAAIPREVPRLALLHVSREAKPPSAWAKLLLDEEVPGVVTETGSIKFQSGEASVEVAPNGQVIYRRDKTGAASGDTSPQTADSFLRERQLWYDDLTLDAQQPLGTQEGSRISYVQTHQGFPIFFSTIDVFIADGFVYGANFYRVNPLSFSEQEVQVISAAEAMEAFIEISADSGENKITDISLGYFSAEYDAERWEIVPVWRITADDGSALYINAFTGEAEASAL; encoded by the coding sequence ATGGATCTTTCCAGAGCAAAAACCATTCTGATTATAGCCTTTCTGCTGCTAAATATTTTTTTGGGTTACCGCCTCTGGTATACCCCTCAGTTTCTGCAGGCCGGACAGGTCATTACCTCAGAAGAAGTGGAAGCAGCCCGGCAATTGCTGCGGGAACATGGCTATGAGTTGCAGGCAGCCATCCCCCGTGAGGTGCCACGCCTTGCCCTTTTACATGTTTCCCGGGAAGCAAAGCCTCCGTCAGCCTGGGCTAAACTCCTGCTGGATGAAGAAGTGCCCGGCGTGGTGACAGAAACAGGCAGCATTAAATTTCAAAGCGGTGAGGCCTCGGTGGAGGTAGCCCCCAACGGCCAGGTAATATATCGCCGCGATAAGACCGGCGCTGCTTCCGGGGATACATCTCCACAGACAGCCGATAGTTTCCTGAGGGAGCGGCAGCTTTGGTACGATGACTTAACCTTGGATGCGCAGCAACCCCTTGGCACCCAGGAGGGCAGCCGCATCAGTTATGTGCAGACGCACCAGGGGTTTCCCATATTTTTCAGTACAATTGATGTTTTTATTGCCGATGGCTTTGTATATGGTGCTAACTTTTACCGGGTTAATCCCCTGAGCTTTAGCGAGCAGGAAGTACAGGTTATTTCCGCAGCGGAGGCCATGGAGGCCTTTATCGAAATATCTGCCGATTCTGGCGAAAATAAAATTACCGATATCTCCCTGGGGTATTTCAGCGCGGAATATGACGCTGAGCGCTGGGAAATAGTGCCTGTTTGGCGAATTACCGCCGATGATGGCTCCGCTCTGTATATTAATGCCTTTACCGGAGAAGCCGAAGCTTCCGCCTTGTAA
- the yycH gene encoding two-component system activity regulator YycH — translation MRERIKTLVLLILVLTSIGLTGRLLFGQPALETAALPAYEQLVFGEMRPVTEQNLPTLRLQEVEEKEEEEEEEKETTWRILFPWDNEHRQAWGLMLDLMRISELPQQQEEAPELTGRVVTAEFAVPATPGLWLSSAASADLQITEAAWLAAEPEYIWYRDVAGEWLKGQLPALPPEWESETVETFSQAAVYVASEAESWEALNLPEEEVILLPGEMPVLAAYATVPEELDAEKLLRSIFVDTALVRRIEERDGAFIYTDGQRGLRFFSRGELEYSSPNSEPGQEPLELSQILRETAQYLQLMGGWPDHLHLNQLEEAPQLSWDRRQQRTYSLSMFSVQHGVPLITPQPPVSLRLSDRGVIHYNRQITLLDNPVGQESRLLDPRELAETVAERLEADHGGARLVDIYPAYFVGRAAGQSTAHPVWTFSFSGNKKAVMHGHTGRFLTWIEEEQ, via the coding sequence ATGCGAGAGCGCATAAAAACGCTGGTTTTATTAATTTTGGTTCTCACAAGCATTGGCCTGACCGGCAGGCTGCTATTTGGTCAGCCCGCACTGGAAACGGCGGCCTTGCCTGCTTATGAGCAGCTGGTATTTGGTGAAATGCGCCCCGTAACGGAACAAAATCTTCCTACACTGCGTCTTCAGGAAGTAGAAGAAAAGGAAGAAGAAGAAGAAGAAGAGAAAGAGACCACCTGGCGGATACTGTTTCCCTGGGACAATGAACACCGCCAGGCCTGGGGCCTGATGCTGGATTTGATGCGCATCTCTGAGCTGCCGCAGCAGCAGGAAGAAGCGCCGGAGCTGACCGGCAGGGTTGTTACCGCTGAGTTTGCCGTGCCCGCTACTCCCGGCCTTTGGTTGTCCTCTGCCGCCTCCGCAGACTTACAGATTACCGAGGCGGCCTGGCTGGCTGCCGAGCCGGAGTACATCTGGTACAGGGACGTGGCGGGAGAATGGCTAAAAGGACAACTGCCTGCTCTGCCGCCGGAATGGGAAAGTGAGACTGTGGAAACTTTTTCTCAGGCAGCAGTATATGTGGCCAGCGAAGCTGAGTCCTGGGAGGCGTTAAACCTACCTGAAGAAGAGGTTATTTTGCTGCCCGGGGAAATGCCTGTCCTGGCAGCTTATGCTACGGTACCGGAGGAATTGGATGCGGAAAAACTGCTGCGCAGTATTTTTGTGGACACCGCTCTGGTGCGACGCATTGAGGAGCGGGACGGCGCCTTTATTTATACCGACGGACAACGGGGGTTACGTTTCTTTTCCCGTGGCGAACTGGAGTATTCTTCCCCCAATAGTGAACCGGGCCAGGAACCACTGGAGCTTTCCCAGATATTGCGGGAAACAGCCCAGTACCTGCAGTTGATGGGCGGATGGCCCGACCATCTGCATTTGAATCAGTTGGAGGAGGCTCCTCAGTTAAGTTGGGACAGGCGTCAGCAGCGCACCTATTCACTGTCTATGTTTTCAGTTCAGCACGGAGTGCCGCTGATTACACCCCAGCCTCCCGTTTCCCTGCGCCTTTCAGACCGTGGTGTGATTCATTATAACCGCCAAATCACCTTACTGGACAACCCGGTGGGGCAGGAAAGCCGGCTTTTGGATCCCCGCGAACTGGCAGAAACTGTGGCGGAAAGGCTGGAGGCCGACCATGGCGGCGCAAGGCTTGTAGATATCTACCCCGCCTATTTTGTTGGCAGGGCCGCCGGCCAAAGCACAGCCCATCCGGTTTGGACATTTTCTTTTTCCGGCAATAAAAAGGCGGTAATGCACGGCCACACCGGCCGCTTTCTCACCTGGATTGAGGAGGAGCAATAA
- a CDS encoding response regulator, with protein sequence MLSKKILVVDDEKPIAEILRYNLVQEGYAVVVAYDGEEATRLMQTESPDLVLLDIMLPKKDGFAVCRDIRRVSNVPIIMLTAKDTELDTVLGLELGADDYVTKPFSAREVLARVKAQLRRTQAAKGPGGEFLICDDLQVDTGRMEIRKNGVDIDLTYREYLLLVYLMRNAGYVISREKLLSEVWGYDFYGDERTVDVTIRRLREKIEENPSQPRYIRTKRGAGYFIRRKDHV encoded by the coding sequence GTGCTTAGCAAAAAGATTTTGGTGGTGGATGATGAAAAGCCCATTGCGGAAATCCTGCGTTACAACCTGGTGCAGGAAGGCTATGCCGTGGTGGTGGCCTATGACGGCGAGGAAGCTACCCGCCTGATGCAGACCGAATCGCCTGATCTGGTTCTGTTGGATATTATGCTGCCCAAAAAGGACGGCTTTGCCGTCTGCCGCGATATCCGGCGGGTAAGCAATGTTCCCATTATTATGCTCACAGCAAAGGATACCGAACTTGATACGGTGCTGGGCCTGGAGCTGGGTGCCGATGACTATGTGACCAAGCCTTTTTCCGCCCGTGAAGTGTTGGCCCGCGTTAAGGCCCAACTGCGCCGCACACAAGCTGCCAAAGGGCCTGGCGGCGAGTTTCTCATCTGTGATGACCTGCAGGTGGACACCGGCAGGATGGAAATCCGCAAAAACGGTGTAGACATTGATCTTACTTACCGGGAATATCTGCTCCTTGTGTACCTGATGCGCAACGCGGGGTATGTTATCAGCCGTGAGAAGCTGCTATCTGAAGTGTGGGGCTATGATTTCTACGGTGATGAGCGAACAGTGGATGTCACTATTCGCCGTTTGCGGGAAAAGATTGAAGAAAACCCCAGTCAGCCCCGCTATATTCGCACCAAGCGCGGTGCCGGGTATTTCATCAGGAGAAAAGATCATGTTTAG
- a CDS encoding M23 family metallopeptidase, translated as MHKEKLTAIMQMAKKKLQAGLTGLRQRSAKLVKPDLAKFKAKLQSVRLPKPDLTKLRDIKVPKPDFTKLLAQARRINLKYVGAVLAVGLILATSLVVQAGSYAYVVYVDDEEVGLISEEEFVTELLAELKEQEEERFGLDVSALQQIRVEREQRRGEKPDDWEVKDYLRRTLDYNVYAYVIYINGKSTLAVESEEDYETVLEGLKTAYVSGDDNAIIQAVVLNDQVEARLMLVDPDELYAAETATQILARGTDRRETYLVSRGDSLWTIARNNNLTVSEIREANPQIDEDSIKPGEELDLLVSQPLVNVSVTEDVVVTQRIPYETKYQNDSSMYRGNTRVVESGKQGTKEVTYRITTENGHEVKREMVSEEVIQEPEDRIVARGTAAVPAAQGTGRFQWPVSGGGRITSPYGPRGGGFHRGVDIATSSGTPVLAADSGRVTQAGWSGGYGLMVTIDHGNGYVTRYAHNSSNQVSVGQTVQRGQQIARIGSTGNSTGPHLHFEVLRNGSHVNPMQFF; from the coding sequence ATGCATAAAGAAAAACTGACGGCAATCATGCAAATGGCTAAGAAAAAGCTGCAGGCAGGGTTGACAGGGTTACGGCAACGCTCAGCAAAGCTGGTCAAGCCGGATCTGGCAAAATTTAAAGCCAAGTTACAGTCAGTGAGGTTACCAAAACCGGATTTAACTAAACTTCGGGACATAAAGGTTCCTAAGCCGGATTTTACAAAACTTCTTGCGCAGGCCAGGCGCATTAATTTAAAATATGTCGGCGCCGTTTTGGCCGTGGGTTTAATCCTGGCCACTTCGCTGGTGGTTCAGGCAGGATCCTACGCTTATGTGGTCTATGTTGATGATGAGGAAGTGGGACTGATAAGCGAAGAGGAATTTGTCACGGAGCTTCTGGCCGAGCTTAAAGAGCAGGAAGAAGAGCGTTTTGGCCTGGACGTGAGCGCACTTCAGCAAATCCGTGTGGAGAGGGAGCAGCGCCGGGGCGAGAAACCCGATGACTGGGAAGTGAAGGATTACCTTCGCCGCACTTTGGATTATAATGTATACGCCTATGTCATTTACATAAATGGCAAATCCACTCTGGCAGTGGAGAGTGAAGAAGATTACGAAACGGTGCTGGAAGGTTTAAAAACCGCCTATGTTAGCGGCGATGATAATGCCATTATCCAGGCCGTGGTCTTAAACGACCAGGTGGAGGCGCGCCTGATGCTGGTGGATCCCGATGAATTATACGCTGCGGAAACAGCCACACAGATTCTGGCCCGCGGTACAGACCGCCGGGAAACTTATCTGGTTTCCCGCGGGGACTCGCTGTGGACCATTGCCCGAAACAATAATCTTACCGTCAGTGAGATCAGGGAAGCCAACCCCCAGATAGATGAAGACAGTATCAAGCCCGGTGAGGAACTGGACCTTTTAGTCTCCCAACCCCTTGTTAATGTATCGGTAACCGAAGATGTGGTAGTGACCCAAAGAATCCCCTACGAAACAAAGTACCAAAATGACAGCAGCATGTATCGCGGCAACACCCGCGTTGTTGAGTCGGGGAAACAGGGAACCAAAGAAGTTACGTATCGAATTACCACAGAAAATGGTCATGAAGTTAAGCGTGAAATGGTGTCTGAAGAGGTTATTCAGGAACCGGAAGACCGGATTGTGGCCCGGGGTACGGCTGCAGTACCTGCCGCACAGGGCACCGGCCGGTTCCAGTGGCCGGTATCCGGCGGCGGCAGAATTACATCCCCGTACGGACCGCGTGGAGGCGGATTCCATCGTGGTGTAGACATTGCCACTTCCAGTGGTACACCGGTGTTGGCTGCAGACAGTGGACGGGTGACCCAGGCCGGCTGGTCCGGCGGGTACGGACTGATGGTAACCATTGACCACGGAAACGGCTATGTGACACGGTATGCGCATAACTCTTCAAACCAGGTTTCTGTGGGCCAAACAGTACAGCGCGGTCAGCAGATTGCCCGAATAGGCAGCACCGGCAATTCCACCGGCCCGCACCTGCATTTTGAAGTGCTTCGCAACGGCTCTCATGTAAACCCGATGCAGTTTTTCTAA
- a CDS encoding peptidase MA family metallohydrolase: MAGVQLKRHQMRLAVVALCFLLVTSPMFSNLLHTAWQGIVAVSARRHYVQWPALETEYFQLRYSPEDEDIAAWLGSEADAAVKQVAAILPHQSGTKRPWLVVVPDQETFQEVFGWSDGTGALGVYLADTVKILTPRAWDWVGEEERLEQFVQKGPLVHEYTHFVLDLRTRGNYTRWFSEGLSQIVEYQVLGYEWLEAGSSLANTLYSLDELDKGFDELPNQALAYRQGLSMVTYMEHLKGVDGLNRFIDVLGEQTPFYQALKQVYGLDREEFINGWQKWHREDDRWFRVREDGKN, from the coding sequence ATGGCAGGAGTCCAACTTAAACGCCATCAAATGCGCCTGGCAGTGGTGGCGCTTTGTTTTTTGCTGGTTACCAGTCCAATGTTTTCTAATCTGCTGCACACTGCCTGGCAGGGCATTGTGGCGGTCTCGGCCCGCAGACACTATGTGCAGTGGCCGGCACTGGAGACCGAGTATTTTCAGTTGCGCTACAGCCCGGAAGATGAGGATATAGCTGCCTGGCTGGGATCGGAAGCCGATGCGGCGGTAAAGCAGGTGGCCGCCATTTTACCTCACCAATCCGGAACAAAAAGACCTTGGCTGGTGGTTGTCCCCGACCAGGAAACTTTTCAGGAGGTTTTTGGCTGGAGTGACGGTACGGGAGCATTAGGAGTATACCTGGCAGATACAGTTAAAATCCTTACTCCCCGCGCCTGGGACTGGGTGGGAGAAGAAGAACGGCTGGAGCAATTTGTGCAGAAGGGCCCTTTGGTTCATGAGTACACCCATTTTGTGCTGGATTTGCGTACCCGGGGAAATTACACCCGGTGGTTCAGTGAAGGACTGTCCCAAATAGTCGAATATCAGGTGCTGGGTTATGAATGGCTGGAAGCGGGAAGCTCGCTGGCCAATACCCTGTACTCTCTGGATGAACTGGACAAAGGCTTTGATGAACTGCCAAATCAGGCTCTGGCCTATCGGCAGGGTCTGAGTATGGTGACATACATGGAGCATTTGAAAGGCGTGGATGGCCTAAACCGTTTTATTGATGTGCTGGGAGAGCAAACACCTTTTTATCAGGCCCTAAAGCAGGTGTACGGCCTGGACAGAGAAGAATTTATAAACGGCTGGCAAAAGTGGCATAGGGAAGATGACCGCTGGTTCAGGGTCAGAGAAGATGGAAAAAACTAA
- the dnaB gene encoding replicative DNA helicase, producing MSGNMERVPPQNLEAEQSVLGSMLIDKDAIVASSEYLRATDFYRDGHQKIYQAMLDLSERGEPVDLVTLAEELSQQNQLDNIGGMPYLTTLANIVPTAANVGYYARIVQEKAVLRSLINSATRIVSRAFEAKDDVEEIMDEAEQAIFEVSQRSNPQGFALMKDILKGAFDRIDKLWGNKGGVTGVPTGFPDLDNMTSGFQNSDLIILAARPSMGKTTLALNIAQHIAVNEKLPVAVFSLEMSKEQLVQRILCAQANIDAQRLRRGFLAEDDYPRLTKAAGPLAEAPLFIDDTAAISVMEMRAKARRLKAEHGLSAIFIDYLQLMQGSGRAENRQQEISGISRSLKALAKELDCPVVALSQLSRAVEQREKKRPILSDLLESGGIEANADIVAFIYREGYYDPNMENRQDTEIILAKQRNGPVGTINLYFKESHNKFLSISRDHEPGMEPPATA from the coding sequence ATGAGCGGGAATATGGAACGGGTACCCCCGCAAAACCTGGAGGCGGAACAGTCTGTTCTGGGCTCTATGCTGATTGACAAAGATGCCATTGTGGCCTCCAGCGAATATTTGCGGGCCACAGATTTTTATCGTGACGGCCATCAAAAAATTTACCAGGCCATGCTGGATTTAAGTGAACGCGGTGAACCGGTGGATCTGGTTACTTTGGCCGAGGAGTTAAGCCAGCAAAACCAGCTGGATAATATCGGCGGCATGCCCTATCTCACCACCCTGGCCAATATAGTCCCCACCGCGGCCAATGTGGGTTATTATGCCCGCATTGTGCAGGAGAAAGCGGTGCTGCGTTCGCTGATTAACAGCGCCACCCGTATTGTTTCGCGCGCTTTTGAAGCCAAGGACGATGTGGAAGAAATCATGGATGAGGCCGAGCAGGCCATTTTTGAAGTATCCCAGCGCTCTAACCCCCAGGGGTTTGCTTTGATGAAGGATATTTTAAAAGGTGCCTTTGACCGCATCGATAAACTGTGGGGCAACAAAGGGGGCGTAACCGGTGTGCCCACCGGTTTCCCCGACCTGGACAACATGACCTCCGGCTTCCAGAATTCAGATTTGATTATTCTGGCCGCCCGGCCTAGTATGGGTAAGACCACCCTGGCGCTAAACATAGCCCAGCATATAGCGGTGAATGAAAAACTGCCGGTGGCTGTCTTTTCCCTGGAAATGTCCAAAGAGCAGCTGGTACAGCGGATTCTTTGTGCCCAGGCCAATATCGACGCGCAACGCCTGCGGCGCGGTTTTCTGGCCGAGGATGATTACCCCCGGCTGACCAAGGCGGCGGGGCCGCTGGCGGAAGCGCCGCTGTTTATTGATGACACCGCCGCCATTTCCGTGATGGAGATGCGGGCCAAAGCCCGCCGCCTTAAAGCGGAGCATGGCCTGTCTGCCATCTTTATCGACTACCTGCAGCTGATGCAGGGCAGCGGACGGGCGGAAAACCGACAACAGGAAATTTCGGGTATCTCCCGTTCCCTGAAGGCACTGGCCAAGGAACTGGATTGCCCCGTTGTGGCGCTGTCTCAGTTATCCCGTGCGGTGGAACAGCGGGAAAAGAAGCGGCCCATTCTCAGTGACCTGCTGGAATCGGGCGGGATTGAAGCCAACGCCGATATTGTGGCCTTTATTTATCGCGAAGGCTATTATGATCCCAACATGGAAAACCGTCAGGATACAGAAATTATCCTGGCCAAGCAGAGAAACGGCCCGGTAGGGACCATTAACCTGTACTTCAAAGAGAGCCACAACAAATTCCTCAGCATTTCCCGTGACCATGAACCGGGGATGGAACCTCCGGCCACCGCTTGA
- a CDS encoding adenylosuccinate synthase, whose protein sequence is MSTVVLIGSQWGDEGKGKVTDFLAEKADVVVRYQGGTNAGHTLSVGDEVFKLHLIPSGILYPGKICVIGNGVVLDPAALASEMAGLKERNIDLANLRISDRAHLVMPYHKRLDELEETQRGEGKIGTTLRGIGPAYMDKVNRTGMRVADLLNEEELRQKLSGILEGKNILLSKVYGAEAFDVDSLVEEYREYAEILRPYVTDTSLLLADLISDNKKILFEGAQGTMLDLDHGTYPYVTSSSPAAGGACIGAGVGPTRINTVLGVAKAYTTRVGDGPFPAELHDEVGDRIREVGREYGTTTGRPRRIGWLDAVVLAHAARINGLSCLALTLLDVLTGLDTVKICTAYRYQGEIINHVPATLSALEDCEPIFEEFPGWQEDLAAIERFEDFPPAAKNYVQRISEISGVPVAIVSVGPKRSQTKVLQDLF, encoded by the coding sequence ATGTCGACCGTCGTTTTAATCGGGTCTCAATGGGGAGATGAAGGAAAAGGGAAAGTAACCGACTTTCTTGCGGAAAAGGCAGATGTGGTAGTTCGTTATCAGGGAGGAACCAATGCCGGGCATACATTGAGTGTGGGTGACGAGGTATTTAAGCTGCACTTGATTCCTTCCGGGATTCTCTATCCCGGCAAAATCTGTGTAATCGGCAACGGGGTGGTTTTGGATCCCGCAGCACTGGCCAGCGAGATGGCGGGGCTAAAGGAAAGAAACATTGACCTTGCCAATTTGCGCATCAGTGACCGGGCACACCTGGTGATGCCTTATCACAAACGACTGGATGAGTTGGAAGAAACACAGCGTGGAGAAGGTAAAATCGGCACTACTCTGCGCGGCATAGGGCCGGCCTATATGGATAAGGTCAACCGTACCGGAATGAGAGTTGCGGATTTGCTCAATGAAGAGGAACTACGGCAAAAACTAAGCGGTATTCTGGAAGGAAAAAATATCTTACTATCCAAGGTGTATGGCGCCGAGGCCTTTGATGTGGATTCGCTGGTGGAGGAATACAGAGAATATGCTGAGATTCTTCGCCCCTACGTTACCGATACCAGCCTGCTTTTAGCCGATCTAATCAGTGATAATAAGAAGATTCTCTTTGAGGGAGCCCAGGGAACCATGCTGGACCTGGATCACGGCACTTACCCCTATGTAACCTCTTCCTCCCCTGCTGCGGGAGGAGCATGTATCGGAGCCGGTGTGGGCCCAACCCGCATCAATACCGTTTTGGGCGTGGCCAAGGCCTATACCACCCGGGTGGGCGACGGACCGTTTCCTGCGGAGCTTCACGATGAAGTGGGCGACCGCATCCGTGAGGTGGGCAGGGAATACGGGACAACAACGGGACGGCCGCGGCGTATCGGCTGGCTTGATGCGGTGGTTTTGGCTCATGCAGCCCGGATTAACGGCCTCAGCTGCCTGGCGCTGACCCTTTTGGATGTACTGACCGGATTGGATACAGTGAAAATATGCACCGCCTATCGCTACCAGGGAGAAATAATTAACCATGTACCGGCAACCTTGAGCGCTCTGGAGGACTGTGAGCCCATCTTTGAAGAATTTCCCGGTTGGCAGGAAGATTTGGCAGCCATTGAGCGGTTTGAAGATTTCCCCCCGGCGGCCAAAAATTATGTGCAGCGCATCAGCGAAATATCCGGAGTGCCGGTGGCCATAGTTTCTGTGGGCCCAAAACGCAGCCAGACCAAGGTACTGCAGGACCTCTTCTAA